Proteins from a genomic interval of Oreochromis aureus strain Israel breed Guangdong linkage group 6, ZZ_aureus, whole genome shotgun sequence:
- the chrna9a gene encoding neuronal acetylcholine receptor subunit alpha-9-I isoform X4 → MSPCRSPCHRSKIWQVWHDAYLKWDKEEYDDLEMINIPSDLVWKPDIVLYNKADEESSGPSNTNVKLRYNGEIIWDSPAITKSTCVVNVAYFPFDWQQCNLTFGSWTYNGNQVDISLGMDTGDLSDFVENVEWECHGMPAVRNVMMYGCCSDPYTEITYTLLLKRRSSFYIFNLLLPCFLISFLAPLGFYLPADSGEKVSLGVTVLLALTVFQLLVAESMPPAESMPYIGKYYIATMTMITASTSLTIFIMNIHFCGAEAKPVPYWAKVLIIDYMSKIFFVYEVGENCTTPESKRTPLYPEEPMGDKSCYHDDRFHDGFYYTDSDPYKYSNGNGVHHHKNHHKRQANGNTNSRHHHYNNHNNHASRLERGEAKHEPTQRYHHIRRDELDYQAPRHPLHLQHLNGGFKEQILYSSEKIQVPACPCCCPCIQHKQVVKNIEYIANCFREQRATCIKVAEWKKVAKVMDRFFMWIFFVMVFLMSILIIAKAS, encoded by the exons ATGTCTCCCTGCAGATCACCCTGTCACAGATCAAAGATATG GCAGGTCTGGCATGATGCCTACCTGAAGTGGGACAAGGAGGAATATGATGACCTAGAAATGATCAACATCCCCAGTGACCTGGTTTGGAAGCCCGACATTGTCCTCTATAACAA AGCAGATGAGGAGTCGTCAGGTCCATCCAACACTAACGTGAAGCTGCGTTACAACGGAGAgatcatctgggactctccggCCATCACAAAGAGCACGTGTGTGGTGAACGTCGCCTACTTCCCCTTTGACTGGCAGCAATGCAATCTCACATTTGGCTCCTGGACCTACAATGGAAACCAG GTGGACATCAGTTTGGGCATGGACACCGGGGACCTGTCTGACTTTGTGGAGAACGTGGAGTGGGAGTGTCACGGCATGCCAGCGGTTAGAAACGTCATGATGTATGGCTGCTGTTCCGATCCTTACACTGAAATCACCTACACCCTGCTCCTGAAGAGGCGCTCCTCCTTCTACATCTTCAACTTGCTCCTCCCCTGCTTCCTCATCTCCTTCCTGGCCCCACTGGGTTTCTACCTTCCAGCCGACTCGGGGGAGAAAGTTTCCTTGGGGGTGACGGTTCTGCTGGCGCTCACTGTGTTCCAGTTGTTGGTGGCTGAGAGCATGCCTCCTGCAGAAAGCATGCCCTACATAG GGAAGTACTACATTGCCACCATGACTATGATCACAGCATCCACTTCTctcaccatcttcatcatgaaCATTCATTTCTGTGGTGCTGAAGCCAAACCAGTCCCTTACTGGGCTAAGGTGCTCATCATTGACTACATGTCAAAAATCTTCTTTGTCTATGAAGTCGGGGAGAACTGCACCACGCCAGAAAGCAAGAGGACCCCGCTCTACCCAGAGGAACCAATGGGTGATAAGAGCTGCTACCATGACGACCGCTTCCATGATGGGTTCTACTATACTGACAGTGATCCATACAAGTACAGCAATGGCAATGGCGTACATCATCACAAAAACCATCACAAAAGACAAGCAAATGGCAACACCAACAGCAGGCATCACCATTACAACAACCATAACAATCACGCTTCCAGGCTGGAGAGGGGTGAGGCAAAGCATGAGCCCACTCAGCGGTACCACCACATCAGGAGGGATGAACTAGATTACCAGGCTCCTCGACATCCACTGCACCTCCAACACCTAAATGGGGGGTTTAAGGAGCAGATCCTCTATTCCTCAGAGAAGATTCAAGTCCCTGcctgtccctgctgctgcccCTGTATCCAACATAAACAG GTGGTTAAGAACATCGAGTACATTGCAAACTGTTTCCGCGAGCAGAGAGCCACGTGCATCAAGGTAGCAGAGTGGAAGAAGGTTGCCAAGGTGATGGATCGGTTTTTCATGTGGATCTTTTTCGTCATGGTCTTCCTCATGAGCATTCTCATCATTGCCAAGGCGTCTTGa
- the chrna9a gene encoding neuronal acetylcholine receptor subunit alpha-9-I isoform X2 → MRKASLMVWISLLVRVSHCAQGHYAHKLLNDLMENYSNALRPVEDTDKALNVSLQITLSQIKDMVWHDAYLKWDKEEYDDLEMINIPSDLVWKPDIVLYNKADEESSGPSNTNVKLRYNGEIIWDSPAITKSTCVVNVAYFPFDWQQCNLTFGSWTYNGNQVDISLGMDTGDLSDFVENVEWECHGMPAVRNVMMYGCCSDPYTEITYTLLLKRRSSFYIFNLLLPCFLISFLAPLGFYLPADSGEKVSLGVTVLLALTVFQLLVAESMPPAESMPYIGKYYIATMTMITASTSLTIFIMNIHFCGAEAKPVPYWAKVLIIDYMSKIFFVYEVGENCTTPESKRTPLYPEEPMGDKSCYHDDRFHDGFYYTDSDPYKYSNGNGVHHHKNHHKRQANGNTNSRHHHYNNHNNHASRLERGEAKHEPTQRYHHIRRDELDYQAPRHPLHLQHLNGGFKEQILYSSEKIQVPACPCCCPCIQHKQVVKNIEYIANCFREQRATCIKVAEWKKVAKVMDRFFMWIFFVMVFLMSILIIAKAS, encoded by the exons ATGAGGAAGGCATCGCTGATGGTTTGGATCAGCCTTTTGGTGCGAG TGTCCCATTGTGCTCAGGGTCATTATGCTCATAAACTTCTAAACGACCTGATGGAGAACTACTCCAATGCTCTGAGACCCGTAGAGGACACAGACAAAGCCCTCAATGTCTCCCTGCAGATCACCCTGTCACAGATCAAAGATATG GTCTGGCATGATGCCTACCTGAAGTGGGACAAGGAGGAATATGATGACCTAGAAATGATCAACATCCCCAGTGACCTGGTTTGGAAGCCCGACATTGTCCTCTATAACAA AGCAGATGAGGAGTCGTCAGGTCCATCCAACACTAACGTGAAGCTGCGTTACAACGGAGAgatcatctgggactctccggCCATCACAAAGAGCACGTGTGTGGTGAACGTCGCCTACTTCCCCTTTGACTGGCAGCAATGCAATCTCACATTTGGCTCCTGGACCTACAATGGAAACCAG GTGGACATCAGTTTGGGCATGGACACCGGGGACCTGTCTGACTTTGTGGAGAACGTGGAGTGGGAGTGTCACGGCATGCCAGCGGTTAGAAACGTCATGATGTATGGCTGCTGTTCCGATCCTTACACTGAAATCACCTACACCCTGCTCCTGAAGAGGCGCTCCTCCTTCTACATCTTCAACTTGCTCCTCCCCTGCTTCCTCATCTCCTTCCTGGCCCCACTGGGTTTCTACCTTCCAGCCGACTCGGGGGAGAAAGTTTCCTTGGGGGTGACGGTTCTGCTGGCGCTCACTGTGTTCCAGTTGTTGGTGGCTGAGAGCATGCCTCCTGCAGAAAGCATGCCCTACATAG GGAAGTACTACATTGCCACCATGACTATGATCACAGCATCCACTTCTctcaccatcttcatcatgaaCATTCATTTCTGTGGTGCTGAAGCCAAACCAGTCCCTTACTGGGCTAAGGTGCTCATCATTGACTACATGTCAAAAATCTTCTTTGTCTATGAAGTCGGGGAGAACTGCACCACGCCAGAAAGCAAGAGGACCCCGCTCTACCCAGAGGAACCAATGGGTGATAAGAGCTGCTACCATGACGACCGCTTCCATGATGGGTTCTACTATACTGACAGTGATCCATACAAGTACAGCAATGGCAATGGCGTACATCATCACAAAAACCATCACAAAAGACAAGCAAATGGCAACACCAACAGCAGGCATCACCATTACAACAACCATAACAATCACGCTTCCAGGCTGGAGAGGGGTGAGGCAAAGCATGAGCCCACTCAGCGGTACCACCACATCAGGAGGGATGAACTAGATTACCAGGCTCCTCGACATCCACTGCACCTCCAACACCTAAATGGGGGGTTTAAGGAGCAGATCCTCTATTCCTCAGAGAAGATTCAAGTCCCTGcctgtccctgctgctgcccCTGTATCCAACATAAACAG GTGGTTAAGAACATCGAGTACATTGCAAACTGTTTCCGCGAGCAGAGAGCCACGTGCATCAAGGTAGCAGAGTGGAAGAAGGTTGCCAAGGTGATGGATCGGTTTTTCATGTGGATCTTTTTCGTCATGGTCTTCCTCATGAGCATTCTCATCATTGCCAAGGCGTCTTGa
- the chrna9a gene encoding neuronal acetylcholine receptor subunit alpha-9-I isoform X1, producing the protein MRKASLMVWISLLVRVSHCAQGHYAHKLLNDLMENYSNALRPVEDTDKALNVSLQITLSQIKDMDERNQVLTTYLWIRQVWHDAYLKWDKEEYDDLEMINIPSDLVWKPDIVLYNKADEESSGPSNTNVKLRYNGEIIWDSPAITKSTCVVNVAYFPFDWQQCNLTFGSWTYNGNQVDISLGMDTGDLSDFVENVEWECHGMPAVRNVMMYGCCSDPYTEITYTLLLKRRSSFYIFNLLLPCFLISFLAPLGFYLPADSGEKVSLGVTVLLALTVFQLLVAESMPPAESMPYIGKYYIATMTMITASTSLTIFIMNIHFCGAEAKPVPYWAKVLIIDYMSKIFFVYEVGENCTTPESKRTPLYPEEPMGDKSCYHDDRFHDGFYYTDSDPYKYSNGNGVHHHKNHHKRQANGNTNSRHHHYNNHNNHASRLERGEAKHEPTQRYHHIRRDELDYQAPRHPLHLQHLNGGFKEQILYSSEKIQVPACPCCCPCIQHKQVVKNIEYIANCFREQRATCIKVAEWKKVAKVMDRFFMWIFFVMVFLMSILIIAKAS; encoded by the exons ATGAGGAAGGCATCGCTGATGGTTTGGATCAGCCTTTTGGTGCGAG TGTCCCATTGTGCTCAGGGTCATTATGCTCATAAACTTCTAAACGACCTGATGGAGAACTACTCCAATGCTCTGAGACCCGTAGAGGACACAGACAAAGCCCTCAATGTCTCCCTGCAGATCACCCTGTCACAGATCAAAGATATG gATGAGAGGAATCAGGTGTTAACCACATACCTGTGGATCAGGCAGGTCTGGCATGATGCCTACCTGAAGTGGGACAAGGAGGAATATGATGACCTAGAAATGATCAACATCCCCAGTGACCTGGTTTGGAAGCCCGACATTGTCCTCTATAACAA AGCAGATGAGGAGTCGTCAGGTCCATCCAACACTAACGTGAAGCTGCGTTACAACGGAGAgatcatctgggactctccggCCATCACAAAGAGCACGTGTGTGGTGAACGTCGCCTACTTCCCCTTTGACTGGCAGCAATGCAATCTCACATTTGGCTCCTGGACCTACAATGGAAACCAG GTGGACATCAGTTTGGGCATGGACACCGGGGACCTGTCTGACTTTGTGGAGAACGTGGAGTGGGAGTGTCACGGCATGCCAGCGGTTAGAAACGTCATGATGTATGGCTGCTGTTCCGATCCTTACACTGAAATCACCTACACCCTGCTCCTGAAGAGGCGCTCCTCCTTCTACATCTTCAACTTGCTCCTCCCCTGCTTCCTCATCTCCTTCCTGGCCCCACTGGGTTTCTACCTTCCAGCCGACTCGGGGGAGAAAGTTTCCTTGGGGGTGACGGTTCTGCTGGCGCTCACTGTGTTCCAGTTGTTGGTGGCTGAGAGCATGCCTCCTGCAGAAAGCATGCCCTACATAG GGAAGTACTACATTGCCACCATGACTATGATCACAGCATCCACTTCTctcaccatcttcatcatgaaCATTCATTTCTGTGGTGCTGAAGCCAAACCAGTCCCTTACTGGGCTAAGGTGCTCATCATTGACTACATGTCAAAAATCTTCTTTGTCTATGAAGTCGGGGAGAACTGCACCACGCCAGAAAGCAAGAGGACCCCGCTCTACCCAGAGGAACCAATGGGTGATAAGAGCTGCTACCATGACGACCGCTTCCATGATGGGTTCTACTATACTGACAGTGATCCATACAAGTACAGCAATGGCAATGGCGTACATCATCACAAAAACCATCACAAAAGACAAGCAAATGGCAACACCAACAGCAGGCATCACCATTACAACAACCATAACAATCACGCTTCCAGGCTGGAGAGGGGTGAGGCAAAGCATGAGCCCACTCAGCGGTACCACCACATCAGGAGGGATGAACTAGATTACCAGGCTCCTCGACATCCACTGCACCTCCAACACCTAAATGGGGGGTTTAAGGAGCAGATCCTCTATTCCTCAGAGAAGATTCAAGTCCCTGcctgtccctgctgctgcccCTGTATCCAACATAAACAG GTGGTTAAGAACATCGAGTACATTGCAAACTGTTTCCGCGAGCAGAGAGCCACGTGCATCAAGGTAGCAGAGTGGAAGAAGGTTGCCAAGGTGATGGATCGGTTTTTCATGTGGATCTTTTTCGTCATGGTCTTCCTCATGAGCATTCTCATCATTGCCAAGGCGTCTTGa
- the chrna9a gene encoding neuronal acetylcholine receptor subunit alpha-9-I isoform X3, with translation MENYSNALRPVEDTDKALNVSLQITLSQIKDMDERNQVLTTYLWIRQVWHDAYLKWDKEEYDDLEMINIPSDLVWKPDIVLYNKADEESSGPSNTNVKLRYNGEIIWDSPAITKSTCVVNVAYFPFDWQQCNLTFGSWTYNGNQVDISLGMDTGDLSDFVENVEWECHGMPAVRNVMMYGCCSDPYTEITYTLLLKRRSSFYIFNLLLPCFLISFLAPLGFYLPADSGEKVSLGVTVLLALTVFQLLVAESMPPAESMPYIGKYYIATMTMITASTSLTIFIMNIHFCGAEAKPVPYWAKVLIIDYMSKIFFVYEVGENCTTPESKRTPLYPEEPMGDKSCYHDDRFHDGFYYTDSDPYKYSNGNGVHHHKNHHKRQANGNTNSRHHHYNNHNNHASRLERGEAKHEPTQRYHHIRRDELDYQAPRHPLHLQHLNGGFKEQILYSSEKIQVPACPCCCPCIQHKQVVKNIEYIANCFREQRATCIKVAEWKKVAKVMDRFFMWIFFVMVFLMSILIIAKAS, from the exons ATGGAGAACTACTCCAATGCTCTGAGACCCGTAGAGGACACAGACAAAGCCCTCAATGTCTCCCTGCAGATCACCCTGTCACAGATCAAAGATATG gATGAGAGGAATCAGGTGTTAACCACATACCTGTGGATCAGGCAGGTCTGGCATGATGCCTACCTGAAGTGGGACAAGGAGGAATATGATGACCTAGAAATGATCAACATCCCCAGTGACCTGGTTTGGAAGCCCGACATTGTCCTCTATAACAA AGCAGATGAGGAGTCGTCAGGTCCATCCAACACTAACGTGAAGCTGCGTTACAACGGAGAgatcatctgggactctccggCCATCACAAAGAGCACGTGTGTGGTGAACGTCGCCTACTTCCCCTTTGACTGGCAGCAATGCAATCTCACATTTGGCTCCTGGACCTACAATGGAAACCAG GTGGACATCAGTTTGGGCATGGACACCGGGGACCTGTCTGACTTTGTGGAGAACGTGGAGTGGGAGTGTCACGGCATGCCAGCGGTTAGAAACGTCATGATGTATGGCTGCTGTTCCGATCCTTACACTGAAATCACCTACACCCTGCTCCTGAAGAGGCGCTCCTCCTTCTACATCTTCAACTTGCTCCTCCCCTGCTTCCTCATCTCCTTCCTGGCCCCACTGGGTTTCTACCTTCCAGCCGACTCGGGGGAGAAAGTTTCCTTGGGGGTGACGGTTCTGCTGGCGCTCACTGTGTTCCAGTTGTTGGTGGCTGAGAGCATGCCTCCTGCAGAAAGCATGCCCTACATAG GGAAGTACTACATTGCCACCATGACTATGATCACAGCATCCACTTCTctcaccatcttcatcatgaaCATTCATTTCTGTGGTGCTGAAGCCAAACCAGTCCCTTACTGGGCTAAGGTGCTCATCATTGACTACATGTCAAAAATCTTCTTTGTCTATGAAGTCGGGGAGAACTGCACCACGCCAGAAAGCAAGAGGACCCCGCTCTACCCAGAGGAACCAATGGGTGATAAGAGCTGCTACCATGACGACCGCTTCCATGATGGGTTCTACTATACTGACAGTGATCCATACAAGTACAGCAATGGCAATGGCGTACATCATCACAAAAACCATCACAAAAGACAAGCAAATGGCAACACCAACAGCAGGCATCACCATTACAACAACCATAACAATCACGCTTCCAGGCTGGAGAGGGGTGAGGCAAAGCATGAGCCCACTCAGCGGTACCACCACATCAGGAGGGATGAACTAGATTACCAGGCTCCTCGACATCCACTGCACCTCCAACACCTAAATGGGGGGTTTAAGGAGCAGATCCTCTATTCCTCAGAGAAGATTCAAGTCCCTGcctgtccctgctgctgcccCTGTATCCAACATAAACAG GTGGTTAAGAACATCGAGTACATTGCAAACTGTTTCCGCGAGCAGAGAGCCACGTGCATCAAGGTAGCAGAGTGGAAGAAGGTTGCCAAGGTGATGGATCGGTTTTTCATGTGGATCTTTTTCGTCATGGTCTTCCTCATGAGCATTCTCATCATTGCCAAGGCGTCTTGa
- the rhoh gene encoding rho-related GTP-binding protein RhoH, translating to MNGFPEMSIKCVLVGDSAVGKTALLVRFTSETFPDTYKPTVFDNTGVEVYMDGIQISLGLWDTAGNDSFKQIRPRSYQQADVVLICFSVANPHSLASVQNKWINEVRQHLPRVPVLVVATQTDLREMGGHRGTCITPTEGKHVAQDVRAKGYLECSSLSNRGVQQVFEYAVRTVVNQAKKQARRRMFSMNQCKVF from the coding sequence ATGAATGGCTTTCCGGAAATGTCAATTAAGTGCGTCCTAGTCGGGGACAGCGCAGTCGGAAAGACGGCGCTTCTGGTCCGCTTCACCTCAGAGACTTTCCCTGACACCTATAAGCCCACAGTGTTTGACAACACAGGGGTGGAGGTGTACATGGACGGTATCCAGATCAGCCTGGGGCTGTGGGACACGGCTGGCAATGACAGCTTCAAACAGATCCGACCAAGATCATACCAGCAGGCCGATGTCGTCCTAATCTGCTTCTCTGTGGCTAACCCCCACTCTCTCGCCAGTGTCCAGAACAAGTGGATCAATGAGGTTCGACAACACTTGCCAAGGGTACCGGTGCTGGTTGTGGCAACACAGACAGACTTGAGGGAAATGGGTGGGCACCGGGGCACATGCATCACACCAACAGAGGGTAAACATGTGGCTCAAGATGTTAGGGCTAAAGGCTATTTGGAGTGCTCCTCCTTAAGCAACCGCGGTGTGCAGCAGGTGTTTGAGTACGCTGTGCGGACAGTTGTTAACCAGGCCAAGAAACAGGCCAGAAGGCGCATGTTCAGCATGAACCAGTGTAAGGTCTTTTGA